From uncultured Fibrobacter sp.:
ACAAGGCAGAAGAAGAAGTGGAATGGAAATGATTTTAAAATTTTGCTAAAACAATATTCATAAATTAAGTTTGGAGGAAATATGAAAGAACCTGAAAAAAAGAATGTTTTCATTAGTCACTATCATGGTGACGAAGAAAACATAAAAAAATTAAAAAATCTAATCGGAGATAAATACGATCTTCGTAACTACTCAGTCACCTCAGAAAAATTCAATAACGCCAAAGATGACGACTATATCAAAAGTCTATTACGTCCTCTAATTTCTAAAGCAGGTGATTTTATTTGCCTAATTGGTCCACATACACATGATAGCGATTGGGTTAATTGGGAAATTGAACAAGCTATGAAAATGGGGAAAAACATTGTCGGCGTTTTTTGCAACGGGGCCGCAGATTCAGACATTCCTGAAAATTTACAGAAATTCGCAAGTTCAATTGTCGGATGGCGAAGCGATAAAATAATAGACGCATTAAATGGAGTTCCATCCTTTGAAAATGCCGATGGAACACAAAGAGTTAGTCAATCACACAGGGGGGTATGCTAATGAAAAACTCTAATAATGGATACGCATATATCGTTTCACGAGATTACGGTTTTGCCCCTAATCCCTTTTATAATGTTTTAACATTAGCCACATGCAAGCCAGTCATCAGAAAAAATGCAAAAATCGGAGACTTTATTATTGGAAATGCACAAAAGAAAAATAATCACAAACTAATTTACATCGCAAAAGTATCTAAAATATTATCATTCGATGAATACTGGAATTCTCCAGAATACGCCTGTAAAAAGCCCGTAATGAATGGAAGTTTGATGAAATTATATGGAGATAATATTTATCATCATTCAGACTCAGATAGCAGTCAATGGATTCAAGAAGACTCCCACCATTCTTTAGATGACGGCTCTCCCAATCCTAAAAATCTCAATCGAGATACTGGCAAAACTGATCATGTTTTAATATGTACTGAATATTATTATTTGGGAAAATCAATGATTTTATTGCCCGACAAATTTTCAAAATGTATTTGTAAAAACAGAGGACATCAAAAAGTTGATTATGCAGATTGCGAGAAGCTTTGGAATTATATATCAAAAAAATACTCCGAGAATGGCTTAATAGACATCCCCTTGAAATTCAAATTTGAGGATTTTAAACGATATGAAGGCGAAGCGAAGTAGAATTCAGCCAAATGAAGAAATACTTAAATATTACTTTTATTTCATTCAAGAAAGAATGAATGTTTTTTGGCATAAGTTAAATGGCGAATCAAATCTAACAGAAGACCCAATTCTTAAAAAATATAAATTCACTAACGTATATAGAGCTTGCGATAGAACAAGTCAATATCTAATAAAAAATGTAATTTACAAAGATATTTCCGCTTATTCCGCAGAAGATGTTCTATTAAGAATTCTCATTTTCAAAATTTTTAATAAAATTGAAACGTGGGATTATTTGAGCAAAGCCCTTCCTGAGCCCATTACAATAAAAAGCTTTGACCCTCATTTTATTAGTCAGATATTAAGTAAAAGGCAAAAAAATTATCCTATTTTCAACAACGCCTATATGATGACAGGCAGTCACCAACTATATAACTATTTGTCTTCAAAGCACGAAAAATGGTTGACAATGGTGAAAAAAGAATTCATTGATACATCTACTTTTTCTAGAATACTTGAAATATCTTCCTTGGGAAAATTATTTAACCTATTGCGAGCAAAATCTTTCCTTGGAGACTTCCTAGCTTACCAATACTCAATAGATTTCAACTATTCTCCCTTTATTAATTTCAGTGAAAATTCATTTGTCAAAGCCGGCATTGGTGCAATTAGAGGTATAAAAAAATGCTTTAAAAGCAATGGGAATAATTTTGAAGATGCTATAATTTACGTCCATGAAAATTTTGATGACTTACAAAAAAAGTATGGTTATACAGAATTCAAGCCCATCCCTGGACATCTCCCAACCTTAATTGATTTACAAAATTGTTTTTGCGAAACAGACAAATATTTACGAGAAAAGAAACCTGAGTTGGTTGTTGACAATGTGCGAATTAAACAAAAATATACGCCTCAAAAGAAATCATTATGTTTATTCTTTCCGCCTAAATGGAATGTTGGAGACAAAAAATGTATACTGCAGAATTTCCAGGAATAAACACCTTTTTAAGAGACACATGTAGGCTTTTATTAAAAGAAGGCATTCGTCGAGAAACACGTGGGAAAGTATGCTACGAGCTACCTGAGCCCTACATGTTTAAAATAACCAACC
This genomic window contains:
- a CDS encoding TIR domain-containing protein; this encodes MKEPEKKNVFISHYHGDEENIKKLKNLIGDKYDLRNYSVTSEKFNNAKDDDYIKSLLRPLISKAGDFICLIGPHTHDSDWVNWEIEQAMKMGKNIVGVFCNGAADSDIPENLQKFASSIVGWRSDKIIDALNGVPSFENADGTQRVSQSHRGVC
- a CDS encoding nucleotide kinase domain-containing protein, yielding MKAKRSRIQPNEEILKYYFYFIQERMNVFWHKLNGESNLTEDPILKKYKFTNVYRACDRTSQYLIKNVIYKDISAYSAEDVLLRILIFKIFNKIETWDYLSKALPEPITIKSFDPHFISQILSKRQKNYPIFNNAYMMTGSHQLYNYLSSKHEKWLTMVKKEFIDTSTFSRILEISSLGKLFNLLRAKSFLGDFLAYQYSIDFNYSPFINFSENSFVKAGIGAIRGIKKCFKSNGNNFEDAIIYVHENFDDLQKKYGYTEFKPIPGHLPTLIDLQNCFCETDKYLREKKPELVVDNVRIKQKYTPQKKSLCLFFPPKWNVGDKKCILQNFQE